From the genome of Thermodesulfobacteriota bacterium, one region includes:
- a CDS encoding response regulator: MPRSKKPVLLVEDDRVDAMTLQRAFRELGIPNRLQRAGTGEEALALLRDPACERPCMVLLDLNMPRMGGLELLRHLKTDRDLRRIPVIVMTSSPDEQDRLDSFGLGAAGYMLKPAEYDQLVEVVRAIDRYWTLSELPPNGD; this comes from the coding sequence ATGCCTCGATCCAAAAAACCGGTACTCCTGGTGGAAGACGACCGGGTGGACGCCATGACCCTCCAGCGGGCCTTCCGGGAGCTGGGGATCCCCAACCGCCTGCAGCGCGCCGGCACCGGCGAGGAGGCCCTGGCCCTGCTGCGGGACCCGGCCTGCGAAAGGCCCTGCATGGTGCTCCTGGACCTCAATATGCCGCGCATGGGCGGCCTTGAGCTGCTGCGCCACCTCAAGACTGACCGCGATCTGCGTCGCATTCCGGTCATTGTCATGACCTCTTCCCCGGACGAGCAGGACCGGTTGGACAGCTTTGGCCTCGGCGCGGCCGGCTACATGCTGAAGCCTGCCGAGTACGACCAGCTGGTCGAGGTCGTCCGGGCCATTGACCGCTACTGGACCTTGAGTGAGCTTCCCCCGAATGGAGACTAG